The following proteins are co-located in the Bosea sp. AS-1 genome:
- a CDS encoding ABC transporter ATP-binding protein, whose protein sequence is MSAVFEVAHLSKSFGGLKVNHDVSIAMAEGERLALIGPNGAGKTTFVNLVTGRIPPSAGTVHLMGEDITRQGAVARVRRGLVRTFQVTRLFPDMTPEEHVVMAILQRQGRATRILARFHGNSAAADEAADILATLGLTDIARRKVVEIAYGQQRLLEIAIAMAQRPKVLLLDEPAAGVPSSDTPLIERALERLPASLAVLMIEHDMDLVFRFARRVVVLAAGELIFQGLPADVARDDKVREAYLGSYAHAGS, encoded by the coding sequence ATGAGCGCGGTCTTCGAAGTCGCCCATCTGTCGAAGTCCTTCGGCGGGCTCAAGGTCAACCACGACGTCTCCATCGCCATGGCGGAGGGCGAGAGGCTCGCCCTGATCGGCCCCAACGGCGCGGGCAAGACCACCTTCGTCAACCTCGTCACCGGGCGCATCCCGCCGAGCGCCGGCACGGTCCATCTGATGGGTGAGGACATCACGCGTCAGGGCGCCGTCGCGCGCGTGCGCCGCGGCCTTGTCCGAACCTTCCAGGTCACCCGGCTCTTCCCGGACATGACGCCGGAGGAGCACGTTGTCATGGCCATCCTGCAGCGGCAGGGCCGCGCGACGCGCATCCTTGCCCGCTTCCACGGCAACAGCGCGGCAGCCGACGAGGCTGCCGACATCCTGGCGACGCTCGGCCTCACCGACATCGCTCGCCGCAAGGTGGTCGAGATCGCTTATGGTCAGCAGCGCCTGCTCGAGATCGCCATAGCCATGGCCCAGCGCCCGAAGGTGCTGCTGCTCGACGAACCGGCCGCCGGTGTGCCCTCCTCCGACACGCCGCTGATCGAGCGGGCTCTGGAGCGGCTCCCCGCCTCCCTCGCCGTGCTGATGATCGAGCATGACATGGACCTGGTCTTCCGCTTCGCCAGGCGCGTCGTAGTGTTGGCGGCCGGCGAGCTGATCTTCCAGGGTTTGCCGGCCGACGTCGCCAGGGACGACAAGGTCCGCGAAGCCTATCTCGGGAGCTATGCCCATGCCGGCAGCTGA
- a CDS encoding branched-chain amino acid ABC transporter permease, with amino-acid sequence MAQPSTPSAPLPPRSLGRDLFGIGLIVVAGLAGYWLFPDNLSFLTRVISVALLVLSLDLITGYCGIASLGQAALYGAGAYAAGIACLNGVTEPFLLILIGAAAGAVTGLLSGAIMLRAHGLPQLVLSIAIVQLLHEAANKAYSITGGSDGLSGMVPAPLFGLFEFDLWGRAAYLFGLGLLVIVFIALKLLVRSPFGMVCRGLKEDPLRVSALGISAFPVLLRMFVISGAVAGMGGALGAIATQVVGLDSVSFELSANALVMLVLGGLGNLYGALIGTVAFMAVEHVIAAINPFHWMTLVGALLIAIVLFAPRGLSGTLDEAARILTRGSRRTRP; translated from the coding sequence ATGGCCCAGCCTTCCACACCATCGGCTCCTCTGCCCCCGCGCAGCCTCGGCCGCGACCTTTTCGGCATCGGCCTGATCGTCGTCGCGGGGCTCGCCGGCTACTGGCTCTTCCCCGACAATCTCTCCTTCCTGACGCGGGTGATCTCGGTCGCCCTGCTCGTGCTTTCGCTCGACCTCATCACCGGCTATTGCGGCATCGCCTCGCTCGGGCAGGCCGCGCTCTACGGGGCCGGCGCCTATGCCGCCGGCATCGCCTGCCTCAATGGCGTGACCGAGCCCTTCCTGCTCATCCTGATCGGGGCCGCGGCTGGCGCCGTCACGGGTCTCCTGAGCGGAGCGATCATGCTGCGGGCGCACGGGCTGCCGCAGCTCGTTCTCTCCATCGCCATCGTCCAGCTGCTGCATGAGGCCGCCAACAAGGCCTATTCCATCACGGGCGGCAGCGACGGCCTCTCCGGCATGGTCCCGGCTCCGCTCTTCGGCCTGTTCGAGTTCGATCTCTGGGGTCGCGCGGCCTATCTCTTCGGGCTCGGCCTGCTGGTCATCGTCTTCATCGCGCTGAAGCTCCTAGTCCGCTCGCCTTTCGGCATGGTCTGCCGCGGCCTCAAGGAGGATCCGCTGCGGGTGAGCGCGCTCGGCATCTCCGCCTTCCCGGTGCTGCTCAGGATGTTCGTGATTTCCGGCGCAGTCGCCGGCATGGGCGGCGCGCTCGGCGCCATCGCGACCCAGGTCGTCGGCCTGGACAGCGTCAGCTTCGAGCTGTCCGCCAATGCGCTGGTCATGCTCGTGCTCGGCGGCCTCGGCAATCTCTACGGCGCGCTGATCGGCACCGTGGCCTTCATGGCGGTCGAGCATGTCATAGCCGCGATCAACCCTTTCCACTGGATGACGCTGGTCGGTGCGCTGCTGATCGCCATCGTGCTCTTCGCCCCGCGCGGGCTCTCCGGCACGCTCGACGAGGCGGCCCGCATCCTGACGCGCGGCTCGCGGAGGACGAGGCCATGA
- a CDS encoding branched-chain amino acid ABC transporter permease — protein MQTALSIALDALAYGMALFIICIGLSLTMGLMRLVNLAHGAFAMIGGYIASYVARDLGLGYAFGIVLAVIGTVLIAIPLERLLFRRIYDRSELSQVLMTIGITFCVIGITNYFFGPTLKTIPLPAELAQPVDLGFRSIAGHRLFVIASGLVVAGGLWFLIERTGFGIHLRAAVENAPMSRALGVRTELIYAASFALAIGLAAFGGVVGAEFLPIEPYYALRYMVTFLVVVSVGGAGSIPGALAACLLLGAIDVTGRYLMPDFGNFFFYLAVILVVCAFPRGLMGRAQ, from the coding sequence ATGCAGACCGCGCTGAGCATCGCCCTGGACGCGCTCGCCTATGGCATGGCGCTGTTCATCATCTGCATCGGCCTGTCGTTGACGATGGGCTTGATGCGGCTGGTCAACCTGGCGCATGGCGCCTTCGCCATGATCGGCGGCTACATCGCCTCCTATGTCGCCCGCGACCTTGGCCTCGGCTATGCCTTCGGCATCGTGCTCGCCGTCATCGGCACGGTTCTGATCGCGATCCCGCTCGAGCGCCTGCTCTTCCGCCGCATCTATGACCGGAGCGAGCTTTCGCAGGTACTGATGACCATCGGCATCACCTTCTGCGTCATCGGCATCACCAACTACTTCTTCGGCCCGACGCTGAAGACGATTCCGCTACCGGCCGAACTGGCGCAGCCGGTCGATCTCGGCTTCCGCAGCATCGCGGGGCATCGCCTCTTCGTGATCGCGAGCGGTCTCGTCGTCGCGGGCGGTCTCTGGTTCCTGATCGAGCGCACCGGCTTCGGCATCCATCTGCGGGCCGCCGTCGAGAATGCACCGATGTCGCGGGCGCTCGGCGTGCGTACCGAGCTGATCTATGCCGCAAGCTTCGCGCTCGCCATCGGGCTCGCGGCCTTTGGCGGCGTGGTCGGCGCCGAATTCCTGCCGATCGAGCCCTATTACGCCCTGCGCTACATGGTGACCTTCCTTGTCGTCGTCTCCGTTGGCGGGGCCGGCTCGATCCCCGGCGCGCTCGCCGCCTGCCTGCTCCTGGGGGCGATCGACGTGACGGGTCGCTATCTCATGCCCGATTTCGGCAATTTCTTCTTCTATCTCGCGGTGATCCTCGTGGTCTGCGCCTTTCCCCGTGGCCTGATGGGGCGGGCGCAGTGA
- a CDS encoding ABC transporter substrate-binding protein, whose product MSRTFFSRLIQASVLALAGTLGLGGAASADTVKVGIVGPFSGPFALQGKNFQAGVEAWLAQNGKSVAGHDIEIVYRDLPTANPQQARALAQELIVRDKVQYLGGVYFTPDAMAITPLLKQGNVPLVIFNAATSAIMTSSPLVVRTSFTTAQTTTPLGKAAVDRGVKKFVSVVSDYGPGVDAEAAFKKAIEAAGGQVVEAIRMPLNTTEFSPIMQRVRDAGAQGVFAFLPSGPPTLGFVKAFSDTGLKQAGVKLFAPGDLTQESDLPALGDAAAGMITSFHYAVSHDSDVNRTFVAAAEKALGTPGQLSFPAVGAYDGMHVIAKMIAATSGKQDAEKAVEAVKGLAWESPRGPVKIDPETRHITQTIYLREVAKDAKRNWINKEIQSFPEQKDPGLVK is encoded by the coding sequence ATGAGCAGGACGTTTTTCAGCAGGTTGATACAGGCAAGTGTGCTGGCATTGGCCGGCACGCTCGGTCTCGGCGGCGCGGCTTCGGCCGACACCGTCAAGGTCGGGATCGTCGGGCCGTTCTCCGGCCCCTTCGCCCTGCAGGGCAAGAATTTCCAGGCGGGCGTCGAGGCCTGGCTGGCGCAGAACGGCAAGTCGGTCGCCGGGCATGACATCGAGATCGTCTATCGCGACCTGCCCACGGCCAATCCGCAGCAGGCCCGCGCCCTGGCGCAGGAGCTGATCGTCCGCGACAAGGTGCAATATCTCGGCGGCGTCTATTTCACCCCGGACGCGATGGCGATCACACCGCTGCTCAAGCAGGGCAATGTGCCGCTGGTGATCTTCAATGCGGCAACCTCGGCGATCATGACCTCCTCGCCGCTGGTCGTGCGCACCTCCTTCACCACGGCGCAGACCACGACGCCGCTCGGCAAGGCCGCGGTTGATCGCGGCGTGAAGAAGTTCGTCTCCGTCGTCAGCGACTACGGGCCGGGCGTCGATGCCGAAGCCGCGTTCAAGAAGGCGATCGAAGCCGCGGGCGGCCAGGTCGTCGAGGCGATCCGCATGCCGCTCAACACCACCGAGTTCAGCCCGATCATGCAGCGCGTCCGCGACGCCGGCGCGCAAGGCGTCTTCGCCTTCCTGCCCTCGGGCCCGCCGACGCTCGGCTTCGTCAAGGCCTTCAGCGACACGGGGCTGAAGCAAGCTGGCGTCAAGCTCTTCGCGCCAGGCGACCTGACCCAGGAATCGGATCTGCCGGCGCTCGGCGACGCCGCCGCTGGTATGATCACCTCGTTCCACTACGCCGTCTCGCACGACTCCGACGTCAACCGGACGTTCGTCGCCGCGGCCGAAAAAGCGCTCGGCACGCCGGGCCAGCTCTCCTTCCCGGCGGTCGGCGCCTATGACGGCATGCATGTCATCGCCAAGATGATCGCCGCCACAAGCGGCAAACAGGATGCCGAGAAGGCCGTCGAGGCGGTGAAGGGCCTCGCCTGGGAAAGCCCCCGCGGGCCGGTGAAGATCGACCCCGAGACGCGTCACATCACCCAGACGATCTATCTGCGCGAGGTCGCCAAGGACGCCAAGCGCAACTGGATCAACAAGGAGATCCAGAGCTTCCCCGAGCAGAAGGACCCCGGGCTGGTGAAGTGA
- the pobA gene encoding 4-hydroxybenzoate 3-monooxygenase codes for MRTQVAIIGAGPAGLLLGQLLSRAGIDNVILERRSLGYVLSRIRAGVLEQGMVDMLHEASAAERLEREGQVHDGVNLAFDGTLHRIDLKHLTGGKAVTVYGQTEVTQDLVEARRALGRPTIYEADEVALHDIDTAAPRVSFRANGEIQELRCDFIAGCDGYHGVSRRSIPESALTSFERVYPFGWLGLLVDRPPAAHELVYARHERGFALCSMRSATRSRYYVQVPLEERVENWSDEAFYDELRRRLPAEVADTLQTGPSLEKSIAPLRSFVAEPMRFGRLFLAGDAAHIVPPTGAKGLNLAASDVRYLFDALREHFRDSSDAGLDNYSARALARIWKAERFSWWMTGLLHRFPERSAFEERMQHAELDYLVSSPAASAAMAENYVGLPYAG; via the coding sequence ATGCGCACGCAGGTCGCCATCATCGGCGCCGGCCCGGCCGGGCTGCTTCTCGGCCAGCTGCTGTCGCGCGCCGGGATCGATAATGTCATCCTCGAGCGCCGCAGCCTCGGCTACGTGCTCTCCCGCATCCGCGCCGGCGTGCTCGAGCAGGGCATGGTCGACATGCTGCATGAGGCAAGCGCCGCCGAACGCCTCGAGCGCGAGGGGCAGGTGCATGACGGCGTCAATCTCGCCTTCGACGGCACGCTCCATCGCATCGACCTGAAACATCTGACCGGCGGCAAGGCCGTCACCGTCTATGGCCAGACCGAGGTCACGCAGGATCTCGTCGAGGCGCGCCGGGCGCTCGGCCGGCCGACGATCTACGAGGCTGACGAGGTCGCCTTGCACGACATCGACACGGCCGCGCCAAGAGTGAGCTTCCGAGCCAACGGCGAGATCCAGGAGCTGCGCTGCGATTTCATCGCCGGCTGCGACGGCTATCACGGCGTCTCGCGCCGCTCGATCCCCGAAAGCGCCCTGACGAGCTTCGAGCGCGTCTATCCCTTTGGCTGGCTCGGCCTGCTGGTCGATCGGCCGCCGGCCGCGCATGAGCTCGTCTATGCCCGGCACGAGCGCGGCTTCGCGCTCTGCTCGATGCGCTCGGCCACGCGCAGCCGCTACTATGTCCAGGTCCCGCTCGAGGAGCGCGTCGAGAACTGGTCGGACGAAGCCTTCTACGACGAACTGCGCCGCCGGCTTCCTGCCGAGGTGGCGGACACGTTGCAGACTGGCCCCTCGCTGGAAAAGAGCATCGCGCCGCTACGCAGCTTCGTCGCCGAGCCGATGCGCTTCGGCCGCCTCTTCCTCGCTGGCGATGCCGCCCATATCGTTCCGCCGACCGGCGCCAAGGGGCTCAATCTCGCCGCCAGCGACGTGCGCTACCTCTTCGACGCATTGCGTGAGCATTTTCGCGACAGCTCCGATGCCGGGCTCGACAATTATTCCGCCCGCGCACTGGCCCGTATCTGGAAGGCCGAGCGCTTCTCCTGGTGGATGACCGGGCTGCTGCACCGTTTCCCGGAGCGCAGTGCCTTCGAGGAGCGAATGCAGCACGCCGAACTCGATTACCTGGTGAGCTCGCCGGCGGCTTCGGCAGCGATGGCCGAGAACTATGTCGGCTTGCCTTACGCAGGATAA
- a CDS encoding helix-turn-helix domain-containing protein: protein MPATVPAYWLYAERLTDRFPDALHIEPIVARSALHGWTIQPHFHHQLFQFFLVIGGGGRTRIDGRDRILAPGSALLLPPATIHEFHFIVGTEGFVASVAETSLKRLFDAEPEARSLLAAPALLQTGPEDRETQALETVMGLAMGEFGANRPNREFALAAYADLIASWFSRGVRGLGAGGGPAKDLRASLVRRFIERVEIRFQSHERLTEHARALGVSVPHLSRSCREVLGHSAARVIQDRLMIEARRDLVYTSLTIAQISFRLGFSDPAYFSRFFAKRAGLSPSDYRANA, encoded by the coding sequence ATGCCAGCCACTGTTCCAGCCTATTGGCTCTATGCCGAGCGCTTGACGGATCGCTTTCCGGACGCGCTGCATATCGAGCCGATCGTGGCCCGCAGCGCGCTGCATGGCTGGACCATCCAGCCGCATTTCCACCATCAGCTCTTCCAGTTCTTCCTCGTCATCGGCGGGGGTGGCCGGACGCGGATCGACGGGCGTGACCGGATTCTTGCTCCGGGCTCGGCACTGTTGCTACCGCCGGCGACGATCCACGAGTTCCACTTCATCGTCGGCACGGAAGGTTTCGTCGCCAGCGTCGCCGAAACCTCGTTGAAGCGCTTGTTCGATGCCGAGCCCGAGGCGCGGTCCCTGCTGGCGGCGCCGGCGCTCTTGCAGACCGGGCCGGAAGATAGGGAAACGCAGGCGCTCGAGACCGTGATGGGACTCGCGATGGGCGAGTTCGGAGCCAATCGACCGAACCGCGAGTTCGCGCTCGCGGCCTATGCCGACCTGATCGCCTCCTGGTTCTCGCGTGGCGTGCGCGGATTGGGGGCCGGCGGGGGGCCGGCGAAGGATCTGCGCGCGAGTCTGGTCCGGCGCTTCATCGAGCGTGTCGAGATCCGCTTCCAGAGCCATGAGCGGCTGACGGAGCACGCCCGTGCGCTCGGCGTCTCGGTTCCGCATCTGTCGCGCAGCTGCCGCGAGGTGCTGGGCCATTCGGCGGCGCGAGTCATCCAGGACAGGTTGATGATCGAGGCGCGGCGCGATCTCGTCTATACCTCCCTGACGATCGCGCAGATCTCGTTCCGCCTCGGCTTTTCCGATCCGGCCTATTTCTCGCGCTTCTTCGCGAAGCGGGCCGGACTTTCGCCCTCGGACTATCGGGCGAACGCGTAG
- a CDS encoding lyase family protein — MSQLLRTRPATTDGMLAVFDDGATLRHALAFEAELARAEAAEGLIGSAEAETIARLCGDIIIDPAALAAEAALAGTLAIPLVARLRKALPEAAAKALHKGATSQDIADVILACQIREGHALLAADLARIETALAALARRHAATPAIGRTLLQDALPIGFGLRIAQWQANVADAAKRLGHEVEAGAVLQFGGAAGTRSGLAGKGATVAARLAAGLDLPNAAPWQARRGGIAGIASALAIAIGCLGKMARDVSLLAQNSVGEAREPAVPGRGGSSAMAHKRNPTGCQVALSAALRAPGLVAGILAGLPAEEERGLGGWQAEGPALAELFLLAAGAAEAMATVAEGLEIDEAAIARNLAAAALGGDIGESEALVEALLGDAGR, encoded by the coding sequence ATGAGCCAGCTTCTGCGCACGCGGCCCGCGACCACCGATGGGATGCTCGCCGTCTTCGACGACGGCGCGACGCTGCGACATGCACTCGCCTTCGAGGCCGAATTGGCCCGCGCCGAGGCCGCCGAAGGGTTGATCGGCTCTGCAGAGGCCGAAACCATCGCCCGCCTTTGCGGTGACATCATCATCGACCCTGCCGCGCTCGCCGCCGAAGCAGCACTGGCCGGTACGCTCGCCATCCCGCTCGTCGCGCGGCTGCGCAAGGCCCTGCCCGAGGCTGCGGCCAAGGCCCTGCACAAGGGCGCCACCAGCCAGGACATCGCCGACGTGATCCTGGCGTGCCAGATCCGCGAGGGCCATGCGCTGCTCGCCGCCGATCTGGCAAGGATCGAAACGGCCCTTGCCGCCTTGGCGCGTCGCCACGCCGCCACGCCCGCCATCGGCCGCACCCTGCTGCAGGATGCTTTGCCGATTGGATTCGGCCTGCGCATCGCACAATGGCAGGCGAACGTCGCCGATGCGGCGAAACGGCTTGGCCACGAAGTCGAAGCCGGCGCCGTGCTTCAGTTCGGTGGCGCCGCCGGCACGCGCAGCGGTCTCGCCGGCAAGGGTGCCACGGTCGCAGCGCGCCTGGCCGCTGGGCTCGACCTCCCCAATGCGGCGCCCTGGCAGGCGCGTCGCGGCGGCATCGCCGGCATCGCATCCGCACTGGCGATTGCGATCGGCTGCCTCGGCAAGATGGCCCGCGACGTCTCCCTGCTGGCACAGAACAGCGTCGGTGAAGCACGCGAGCCGGCCGTTCCCGGCCGCGGCGGCTCCTCGGCCATGGCGCATAAGCGCAACCCGACCGGTTGCCAGGTTGCGCTCTCGGCTGCCCTGCGCGCGCCCGGCCTCGTCGCCGGCATTCTCGCCGGGCTACCGGCGGAGGAGGAGCGCGGTCTCGGCGGCTGGCAAGCCGAAGGCCCCGCCCTGGCCGAACTCTTCCTGCTGGCGGCCGGCGCGGCAGAGGCGATGGCGACGGTCGCGGAAGGGTTGGAGATCGACGAAGCCGCCATCGCGCGCAATCTCGCAGCCGCCGCGCTGGGCGGCGATATCGGCGAGAGCGAAGCGCTGGTCGAAGCCCTCCTCGGCGACGCTGGCCGATAG
- a CDS encoding alpha/beta hydrolase — MTGRLSVTALAIGATLLLAGCAGDVKGTLAPVAAVPSDTSKVSMLVVTTRAADANPGVLFSGERGQMSFAEIVVSMPPDARRKAGEVQWPSRLPGNPETDFVTAKVEKLERPQAVALFHRAVQKVPKRRVLVFIHGFNNRFEDAVYRFAQIVHDSRADVVPVLFTWPSRGSIFAYGYDRESGNYSRDALENLLQTLARDPAVGEVSILAHSMGNWVTLEALRQMAIRNGQIPSKIANAMLAAPDVDIDVFRKQIAEMTGRRPRFTIFVSQDDRALAVSRRVWGSTARLGAIDPDTEPYRTELLKSDITVVNLTKLQTGDRLNHGKFAESPEVVQLIGSRLIEGQPITDSRVGLGDRLIQVTAGAATAVGTVAGLAVSAPLAIVDPNTRNNIADHTEELGRSLRSTSDAVTE, encoded by the coding sequence ATGACAGGACGCCTTTCCGTTACGGCTCTCGCCATCGGAGCTACGCTTCTGCTCGCCGGCTGCGCTGGCGACGTGAAAGGCACGCTCGCGCCCGTCGCTGCGGTTCCGTCCGATACCAGCAAGGTCTCGATGCTGGTCGTCACGACGCGGGCGGCCGACGCGAACCCGGGGGTCCTCTTCTCCGGCGAGCGCGGGCAGATGTCCTTCGCCGAGATCGTCGTCTCGATGCCGCCGGATGCACGCCGCAAGGCCGGCGAGGTGCAATGGCCAAGCCGACTGCCGGGCAATCCGGAGACCGACTTCGTCACCGCGAAGGTCGAGAAGCTCGAGCGGCCCCAGGCGGTAGCGCTGTTTCACAGAGCCGTCCAGAAAGTGCCGAAGCGGCGCGTCCTCGTCTTCATCCACGGCTTCAACAACCGCTTCGAGGATGCGGTCTACCGCTTCGCCCAGATCGTCCACGATTCACGCGCCGATGTCGTGCCGGTGCTGTTCACCTGGCCCTCGCGCGGCTCGATCTTCGCCTATGGCTACGACCGCGAGAGCGGCAACTATTCGCGCGACGCTCTGGAGAACCTGCTGCAGACGCTGGCGCGCGACCCCGCCGTCGGCGAGGTCTCGATCCTGGCCCATTCGATGGGCAATTGGGTGACGCTCGAGGCGCTGCGCCAGATGGCGATCCGCAACGGCCAGATTCCCTCCAAGATCGCCAATGCGATGCTGGCGGCGCCCGATGTCGACATCGACGTCTTCCGCAAGCAGATCGCGGAGATGACGGGCCGCCGGCCGCGCTTCACCATATTCGTCTCGCAGGACGATCGCGCGCTCGCCGTCTCCCGTCGCGTCTGGGGCAGCACGGCTCGGCTCGGCGCCATCGACCCGGACACGGAGCCCTACCGCACCGAATTGCTGAAATCCGACATCACCGTCGTGAATTTGACCAAGCTTCAGACAGGGGATCGGCTCAACCACGGCAAATTCGCAGAAAGTCCCGAGGTCGTGCAGTTGATCGGCTCGCGCCTGATCGAAGGCCAGCCGATCACCGATTCCCGCGTCGGACTCGGCGACCGGCTGATCCAGGTCACCGCCGGCGCCGCGACGGCTGTCGGCACCGTCGCGGGCCTCGCCGTCTCCGCCCCGCTGGCCATCGTCGATCCGAACACGCGCAACAACATCGCCGACCACACCGAGGAACTCGGCCGCTCCCTGCGCAGCACCTCCGACGCTGTCACAGAGTGA
- the kduI gene encoding 5-dehydro-4-deoxy-D-glucuronate isomerase: protein MTIEIRQVSHPEAVKRFDTAELRRHFLIESLFVPGEVKLTYSHLDRVIVGGAMPTGKAIALPTPKAVGTDAFLKRRELGIVNVGGPGKVLAGGKEHALAKRDALYVGKEAGEVSFASDDAGNPAKFYLLSTPAHAVHPTKRITEADAKTIALGEQATANKRVIRQYIIPGVCDTCQLVMGVTTLEEGSIWNTMPAHTHDRRCEIYLYFDLAADARVFHLMGEPQETRHLVVANEQAILSPGWSIHSGVGTRAYSFIWGMGGDNVDYTDMDMVATGDLR, encoded by the coding sequence ATGACCATCGAGATTCGTCAGGTATCGCACCCCGAGGCGGTGAAGCGGTTCGACACGGCGGAGCTGCGCCGGCATTTCCTGATCGAGTCCTTGTTCGTCCCCGGCGAGGTGAAGCTGACCTACAGCCATCTCGACCGTGTCATCGTCGGCGGGGCCATGCCGACCGGCAAGGCGATCGCGCTGCCGACGCCGAAGGCCGTCGGCACCGACGCCTTCCTGAAGCGTCGCGAGCTCGGCATCGTCAATGTGGGTGGCCCGGGCAAGGTCTTGGCCGGCGGCAAGGAGCATGCGCTCGCCAAGCGCGACGCGCTCTATGTCGGCAAGGAAGCGGGTGAGGTTTCCTTCGCCAGCGACGACGCCGGCAACCCGGCCAAGTTCTATCTGCTCTCGACGCCGGCCCATGCCGTCCACCCGACGAAGCGGATCACCGAGGCCGATGCCAAGACCATCGCGCTGGGCGAGCAGGCGACCGCGAACAAGCGCGTCATCCGCCAGTACATCATCCCAGGTGTCTGCGACACCTGCCAGCTGGTGATGGGCGTGACGACGCTGGAGGAGGGCAGCATCTGGAACACCATGCCGGCGCATACCCATGATCGGCGCTGCGAGATCTATCTTTATTTCGACCTGGCGGCCGATGCCCGCGTCTTCCACCTGATGGGCGAACCGCAGGAAACCCGCCATCTCGTCGTCGCCAACGAGCAAGCGATCCTCTCGCCCGGCTGGTCGATCCATTCCGGCGTCGGCACGCGGGCCTATTCCTTCATCTGGGGCATGGGCGGCGACAATGTCGACTACACCGACATGGACATGGTCGCGACCGGGGATCTGCGCTGA
- the kduD gene encoding 2-dehydro-3-deoxy-D-gluconate 5-dehydrogenase KduD, giving the protein MGSPFDLSGRTAIVTGANTGLGQAIALALAQAGAGIVAVGRSSMAETKALVAETGRPFHEITADLGTLEPIGRIVEEAEAAAKAGGSRLDILVNNAGIIRRADAIDFTEADWDAVMDVNLKSTFFLTQGVAKHMLADGRGGKVINIASLLSFQGGIRIPSYTASKSGLAGLTRLLACEWAGKGINVNAIAPGYFVTNNTEALRADPERNAAILARIPAGHWGEPQELGGAAVFLASDAATYVHGVVLPVDGGWLAR; this is encoded by the coding sequence ATGGGTTCTCCGTTCGACCTGAGCGGCCGCACGGCCATCGTCACCGGTGCCAATACGGGGCTGGGCCAGGCCATCGCGCTCGCGCTCGCGCAGGCGGGTGCCGGCATCGTCGCGGTCGGTCGTTCGAGCATGGCGGAGACGAAGGCCCTGGTTGCAGAGACGGGGCGGCCCTTTCACGAGATCACGGCTGATCTCGGCACGCTGGAGCCGATCGGGCGGATCGTGGAAGAGGCGGAGGCCGCTGCGAAGGCTGGCGGTTCGCGGCTCGACATCCTCGTCAACAATGCCGGCATCATCCGCCGTGCCGATGCCATCGACTTCACCGAGGCCGACTGGGACGCGGTGATGGACGTCAACCTGAAGTCGACCTTCTTCCTGACGCAGGGCGTGGCGAAGCACATGCTCGCGGATGGCCGGGGCGGCAAGGTGATCAACATCGCTTCGCTGCTCTCCTTCCAGGGGGGCATCCGCATCCCGTCCTACACCGCCTCCAAGAGCGGGCTCGCCGGGCTGACGCGGCTGCTCGCCTGCGAATGGGCGGGGAAGGGCATCAACGTCAACGCGATCGCGCCAGGCTATTTCGTCACCAACAACACGGAGGCCCTGCGGGCCGATCCGGAGCGGAACGCTGCGATCCTGGCGCGGATTCCGGCCGGACATTGGGGAGAGCCGCAGGAGCTCGGCGGAGCTGCGGTGTTCCTCGCCTCGGATGCCGCAACCTACGTCCATGGCGTCGTCCTGCCGGTCGATGGTGGCTGGCTGGCGCGCTGA